A genomic region of Gossypium hirsutum isolate 1008001.06 chromosome D01, Gossypium_hirsutum_v2.1, whole genome shotgun sequence contains the following coding sequences:
- the LOC107903153 gene encoding beta-glucosidase 44, with product MKPLVILLSFTFFSTTLYANSHSQQHFDTGGLSRESFPEGFLFGTAASAYQVEGMASEDGRGPSIWDAFVKTPGHIANNETGEVSIDQYHRYKEDVDLMQMLNFDAYRFSISWSRIFPNGTGEVNWKGVDYYNRLIDYLLEKGITPHANLYHYDLPLALQEKYLGLLDRQVIQDFADYAEFCFKTFGDRVKTWMTFNEPRVVAALGFDNGINPPNRCSKKFGNCTDGNSATEPYIAAHHLILSHAEAVKRYREKYQAKQNGRIGIFLDFVWYEPLTRSKADNYAAQRARDFHIGWFLHPLVYGKYPRTMQKIVRERLPKFTKSEVEKVKNSFDVLCLNHYTSYYIYEPHQPPSNVTGYQQDWNAGFAYERNGVPIGRRAHSEWLYEVPWGMYKAVTYVKKHYGSPNIILSENGMDDPGNLTFPESLYDINRVSFYRSYLKELKRAMDDGANVTGYFAWSILDNFEWLLGYTSRFGLVYVDHNDLKRYPKLSAYWFKQMLERKNS from the exons ATGAAGCCTTTAGTGATTTTACTATCTTTCACTTTTTTTAGCACAACTTTATATGCAAATTCTCATTCACAACAACATTTTGACACTGGAGGCTTGAGTAGAGAAAGTTTTCCAGAAGGATTCTTATTTGGAACAGCAGCATCAGCGTACCAAGTGGAAGGAATGGCTAGTGAAGATGGTAGAGGACCTAGCATATGGGATGCATTTGTTAAAACTCCAG GACATATTGCAAATAATGAGACTGGTGAAGTTTCTATTGATCAATATCATCGCTATAAg GAAGATGTTGATTTGATGCAGATGTTAAATTTTGATGCCTATCGATTTTCAATCTCGTGGTCGAGAATTTTTCCAA ATGGGACAGGAGAGGTAAACTGGAAAGGAGTTGACTACTATAATAGATTGATTGACTATTTGCTAGAAAAAG GAATCACTCCACACGCAAATTTGTATCACTACGATTTGCCACTAGCACTTCAGGAAAAATATTTAGGTTTGCTGGACAGACAAGTTAT CCAGGATTTTGCTGATTATGCAGAGTTTTGTTTCAAGACATTTGGTGATAGAGTAAAGACTTGGATGACTTTCAATGAACCGAGAGTGGTTGCTGCTCTTGGTTTTGACAATGGCATCAACCCTCCTAATAGATGTTCAAAGAAATTTGGAAATTGCACTGATGGAAACTCTGCCACCGAGCCTTATATTGCAGCACATCATTTGATTTTAAGTCATGCTGAAGCCGTTAAAAGATATCGTGAAAAATATCAA GCTAAACAAAATGGAAGAATAGGTATTTTCTTGGATTTTGTTTGGTACGAACCTCTAACAAGATCTAAAGCTGACAATTATGCTGCACAGCGAGCAAGAGACTTTCATATTGGATG GTTTTTGCACCCTCTAGTTTATGGAAAATATCCAAGGACAATGCAGAAAATTGTAAGAGAAAGGCTTCCAAAATTCACCAAAAGTGAAGTGGAGAAAGTGAAAAACTCATTTGATGTTCTTTGTCTGAACCATTATACTTCGTACTACATATACGAACCGCATCAACCTCCATCTAATGTGACTGGTTACCAACAAGATTGGAATGCTGGGTTTGCTT ATGAACGCAATGGTGTGCCAATCGGTCGCCGG GCCCATTCCGAATGGTTATATGAAGTTCCATGGGGTATGTACAAAGCAGTAACATATGTAAAAAAACATTATGGAAGCCCTAATATAATTCTCTCTGAAAATG GAATGGATGATCCTGGCAATCTCACATTTCCTGAATCGTTATATGATATtaatagagtaagcttttatagaaGCTACTTGAAGGAATTGAAAAGAGCTATGGATGATGGAGCTAATGTCACTGGCTACTTTGCTTGGTCAATTCTAGACAATTTTGAATGGTTATTAGGATATACCTCAAGATTTGGTCTGGTATATGTTGATCACAATGATCTCAAGAGATATCCCAAACTCTCGGCATATTGGTTCAAGCAAATGCTCGAAAGAAAGAATTCCTAG
- the LOC107903152 gene encoding geranylgeranyl pyrophosphate synthase, chloroplastic has protein sequence MAMKAKKINKMLDEAIPLRHPLKLNEAMRYSLLAGGKRVRPILCIASCELVGGDESLAMPIACAIEMIHTASLIHDDLPCMDNDDLRRGKPTNHKVFGESTAVLAGDAFLSFAFEHIACNTNNVSPDRLVRIFAELSSVIGSKGLVAGQFVDIESEGKAVSLKELEYIHVHKTAKLLEACVVCGVIIGGGNDNDIEKVRIYARFIGLLFQVVDDILDVTKSSVELGKTAGKDLVSNKATYPKVMGIDEAKNFAYHLMNQVVQQLACFDTAKAAPLYHLAYCIANRQN, from the coding sequence ATGGCCATGAAGGCCAAAAAGATTAACAAAATGCTTGATGAAGCAATACCATTGCGACATCCATTAAAACTTAATGAAGCAATGAGGTACTCTCTTCTAGCTGGTGGCAAACGTGTACGTCCCATTCTTTGTATTGCTTCATGTGAACTAGTCGGAGGTGATGAATCATTAGCAATGCCAATAGCTTGTGCTATAGAAATGATACATACAGCATCATTAATCCATGATGACCTTCCTTGTATGGACAACGATGATCTTCGAAGAGGTAAACCAACAAACCACAAAGTTTTCGGTGAATCAACCGCCGTTCTTGCTGGTGATGCATTTCTTTCCTTTGCTTTCGAACACATTGCTTGTAACACAAATAACGTTTCACCAGATCGTTTGGTTCGAATTTTTGCCGAGTTGAGTTCAGTGATAGGATCAAAAGGGCTTGTGGCAGGTCAATTTGTGGATATTGAGAGTGAAGGAAAAGCAGTGAGCTTGAAAGAATTAGAGTACATTCATGTTCATAAAACAGCTAAGCTATTAGAAGCTTGTGTTGTTTGTGGTGTAATAATAGGGGGTGGAAATGATAATGATATTGAAAAGGTTAGAATATATGCAAGGTTTATAGGGTTGTTATTTCAAGTGGTGGATGATATTTTGGATGTGACTAAGTCATCAGTGGAGTTGGGGAAGACAGCAGGCAAGGACTTGGTTAGTAATAAGGCAACTTATCCAAAGGTGATGGGTATTGACGAGGCTAAAAATTTTGCTTACCATTTGATGAATCAAGTTGTTCAACAGCTTGCTTGTTTTGATACTGCAAAGGCTGCTCCATTGTATCATTTGGCATATTGTATTGCTAATCGACAGAACTAA